Proteins co-encoded in one Granulicella cerasi genomic window:
- a CDS encoding triphosphoribosyl-dephospho-CoA synthase, which yields MQTFHSVAAPTVAWWTPPRMQPAALGALAVEALLQEARATPKPGLVDRRGVGAHHDLSLPLMERSAVALEPHFIAMAEAAVRKTLSIELREELGALGRDAESAMLRVTKGVNTHRGAIWALGLLVAAGAQGATSVKELCNLAGAIARMPDAKCVQTGSHGRSAQETYGAMGARGEAMSGFPHVWRVGVPALRGARLRGASEEAARVDALLAIMAQLEDTCLLHRGGRAALLAAQVGAAEASALGGAATDAGLQRIIALDQELLSLWASPGGSADLLAATLLVDRMEKESKYA from the coding sequence ATGCAGACATTTCATTCAGTGGCAGCGCCGACCGTCGCGTGGTGGACTCCGCCGCGAATGCAGCCTGCAGCGTTGGGCGCGCTCGCGGTGGAAGCTCTGTTGCAAGAGGCGCGCGCGACCCCGAAGCCCGGTCTCGTCGATCGCCGCGGCGTGGGCGCACATCATGATCTCTCCTTGCCTCTGATGGAGCGCTCCGCAGTGGCGCTGGAGCCGCACTTCATCGCGATGGCAGAGGCGGCTGTTCGCAAGACGCTCAGCATAGAGTTGCGCGAAGAGCTCGGTGCACTTGGGCGCGATGCAGAGTCTGCGATGCTTCGCGTGACGAAGGGTGTGAACACGCACCGCGGTGCCATCTGGGCGCTTGGGCTGCTGGTGGCAGCGGGTGCGCAAGGTGCGACTTCGGTAAAAGAACTCTGCAATCTTGCAGGCGCCATTGCAAGAATGCCTGATGCGAAATGCGTGCAGACCGGCTCGCACGGGCGGAGCGCACAGGAAACATATGGCGCTATGGGCGCACGAGGAGAAGCGATGAGCGGCTTCCCGCATGTGTGGCGCGTCGGCGTTCCTGCATTGCGTGGCGCTCGCCTGCGAGGAGCCAGCGAAGAAGCCGCACGCGTAGACGCATTGCTCGCGATCATGGCCCAGCTCGAAGATACTTGCTTGTTACATCGTGGAGGCCGCGCGGCACTGCTGGCCGCACAAGTCGGCGCGGCGGAGGCTTCTGCTTTGGGTGGCGCTGCCACAGATGCCGGGTTGCAGCGCATCATCGCGTTGGATCAGGAGTTGCTTTCGCTATGGGCTTCACCGGGTGGATCCGCTGATCTGCTGGCGGCAACGCTTCTGGTCGATCGTATGGAGAAGGAATCGAAGTATGCTTGA
- the mdcA gene encoding malonate decarboxylase subunit alpha, with amino-acid sequence MSSERAVPAEQRVWTLRRAEKQRRMQRIAPFLAGKIAQSEDIAALLEGVLEAGDRVVLEGDNQKQADFLSTALSELDPRRIHDLHLLISSLSRPEHISLFERGIARKLDFAFAGPQSLRLAQALEDGLLEIGAIHTYVELYARMFIDLVPRVAFLCADCADRNGNLYTGPNTEDSPTIAEATAFRDGIVIVQVNEIVDELPRVDIPGDWIDVVLQSPKPYAIEPLFTRDPRQINELHILMAMLVIRGIYERHGITSLNHGIGFDTAAIELLLPTYGESLGLRGKICRNWALNPHPTLIPAIESGWVESIHCFGSEVGMESYIAARPDIFATGRDGSLRSNRVLCQLAGQYGVDLFIGSTLQMDADANSSTVTRGRIAGFGGAPNMGHDPRGRRHASAAWLELLRGQAPVQRGRKLVVQVAETFQYGGVPAFVDELDAVDVGRKSGMPVAPVMIYGDDVTHVVTEQGIAYLYKAEGEEERRAALAAVAGVSPVGLRSNPAMVERLRRAGTVAFPADVGVSSLEASRKLLAARNMADLVEWSGGLYRPPAKFRNW; translated from the coding sequence ATGAGTAGCGAACGAGCAGTACCCGCAGAGCAGCGAGTGTGGACGCTGCGGCGTGCGGAAAAGCAGCGGAGAATGCAGCGCATTGCGCCTTTTCTCGCAGGCAAAATTGCACAGAGCGAAGACATCGCAGCACTGCTGGAAGGCGTACTTGAGGCGGGCGATCGCGTCGTACTCGAAGGCGATAACCAGAAGCAGGCGGACTTCTTATCGACCGCACTTTCTGAGCTCGATCCCAGGCGTATTCACGACCTGCATCTGCTCATCTCGAGCCTTTCCAGGCCCGAGCATATTTCGCTCTTCGAGCGTGGCATTGCACGCAAGCTGGACTTTGCATTTGCGGGGCCGCAGAGCTTGCGCCTCGCTCAGGCGCTCGAAGATGGACTGCTGGAGATCGGCGCGATTCATACGTACGTCGAACTGTATGCGCGCATGTTCATCGATCTTGTGCCACGAGTGGCGTTTCTCTGCGCGGACTGTGCTGATCGCAACGGCAATCTCTACACCGGCCCGAACACGGAAGACTCGCCGACGATTGCGGAAGCGACTGCATTTCGCGATGGCATCGTCATCGTGCAGGTGAATGAGATCGTCGACGAGCTTCCGCGCGTGGACATCCCCGGCGATTGGATCGATGTGGTTTTACAGTCGCCGAAGCCGTATGCCATTGAGCCGCTATTCACGCGCGATCCGCGCCAGATCAACGAACTGCACATCCTGATGGCGATGTTGGTGATCCGCGGCATCTACGAGCGGCACGGCATCACCTCGCTGAACCACGGCATCGGCTTCGACACTGCGGCGATTGAGCTGCTGTTGCCAACGTATGGCGAGAGTCTCGGCCTGCGTGGCAAGATCTGTCGCAACTGGGCGCTCAATCCGCATCCGACGCTTATTCCGGCGATCGAAAGTGGATGGGTGGAAAGCATTCACTGCTTCGGGAGCGAGGTGGGCATGGAGAGCTACATCGCCGCGCGTCCGGATATCTTCGCCACGGGCCGCGATGGATCGCTGCGTTCCAACCGTGTGCTGTGTCAGCTTGCGGGGCAATATGGTGTGGATCTCTTCATTGGCTCCACGTTGCAGATGGACGCCGACGCCAACTCTTCGACGGTAACGCGTGGCCGCATCGCAGGTTTTGGAGGTGCGCCGAACATGGGGCACGATCCTCGCGGTCGTCGTCACGCGAGCGCGGCCTGGCTGGAGTTGCTGCGTGGGCAGGCACCTGTGCAACGAGGTCGCAAGCTTGTCGTGCAAGTCGCTGAGACGTTCCAGTATGGAGGCGTTCCTGCGTTTGTCGATGAGCTGGACGCTGTGGATGTGGGGCGCAAGAGCGGTATGCCGGTCGCGCCGGTAATGATTTACGGCGATGATGTGACGCACGTTGTGACGGAGCAGGGGATCGCGTACTTGTACAAAGCGGAGGGCGAGGAAGAGCGTCGCGCCGCGTTGGCTGCGGTCGCGGGCGTGAGCCCGGTAGGACTGCGGAGCAATCCCGCGATGGTGGAGCGTCTTCGCCGCGCCGGCACGGTCGCATTTCCTGCGGATGTAGGCGTGTCCAGCCTTGAGGCATCGCGCAAACTGCTTGCGGCGCGCAATATGGCCGACCTCGTAGAGTGGTCTGGCGGACTTTATCGTCCGCCCGCAAAGTTCAGGAACTGGTAG
- a CDS encoding LysR family transcriptional regulator, producing the protein MSPRQLRSFIAVAEELHFGRAAKLVHLSQPALSLQISGLEQDLGVQLFIRSRRKTELTPAGQVFLSEARELLARTEQATLRVRRAALGQVGTLRIGFISTAAAVIMPPLVKRFRDQYPHVEVELRNVLTMDQITQLQERKLDVGFLRVPLPTPPQIRMRVVHREPFVLLLPANHPLATKAHVTLADCRDEDFVKYTRKMAPGFHDQIMHICHRNGVTPRVTQEAAEMYTLISLVAAGMGIAIAPASIALHQTENVVVRSLPNESTESEIAIAWNREVVSATAQLFLDMLLERSGKVRTDKTKKKREKPTA; encoded by the coding sequence ATGAGTCCCAGACAGCTTCGGTCCTTCATCGCAGTCGCCGAAGAGTTGCACTTTGGCCGCGCCGCGAAGCTGGTCCATCTCTCTCAGCCCGCGCTCAGTCTTCAGATCAGTGGGCTGGAGCAGGACCTTGGCGTGCAGCTCTTCATTCGCTCGCGCCGCAAGACTGAACTGACGCCCGCTGGCCAGGTCTTCCTGTCGGAAGCGCGTGAACTGCTCGCGCGTACCGAGCAGGCGACGCTGCGTGTGCGGCGTGCGGCGCTGGGGCAAGTGGGTACGCTGCGCATCGGCTTCATCTCGACCGCAGCCGCGGTCATCATGCCCCCCTTGGTGAAGCGCTTTCGCGATCAGTATCCGCACGTTGAGGTCGAGCTGCGCAACGTCCTGACGATGGACCAGATCACGCAGTTGCAGGAGCGCAAGCTGGATGTCGGCTTCCTCCGCGTTCCATTGCCCACGCCGCCGCAGATTCGCATGCGCGTCGTGCATCGTGAACCGTTCGTGTTGCTGCTGCCTGCCAACCATCCTCTGGCGACAAAGGCACACGTCACGCTCGCCGATTGCCGCGACGAAGATTTCGTGAAGTACACGCGCAAGATGGCACCCGGCTTCCACGATCAGATCATGCATATCTGCCATCGCAACGGCGTAACTCCCCGTGTGACGCAAGAGGCTGCTGAGATGTACACGCTGATCTCGCTGGTGGCTGCGGGTATGGGCATCGCCATTGCGCCAGCCTCCATTGCGCTGCATCAGACCGAGAACGTGGTCGTACGTTCGCTGCCGAATGAGAGCACGGAGTCGGAGATTGCAATCGCTTGGAATCGTGAGGTCGTATCGGCGACAGCGCAACTCTTCCTCGATATGCTGCTCGAACGCAGCGGTAAAGTTCGGACGGATAAGACAAAAAAGAAGCGGGAAAAGCCTACGGCCTGA